One stretch of Schlesneria sp. DSM 10557 DNA includes these proteins:
- a CDS encoding DUF1294 domain-containing protein: MARSWLARLNPFAWIQRWFTTAVILWLAGTSILLVLALAREGAKVTPFVAIYLLLTVACSVAAFVLYGIDKRRSIKNLPRVSENTLHLLSILGGWPGAHLAQQIFRHKTLKVSFRVIFWLTVLVHLTVIGLGIWAGWPFTAVRNLIGI; encoded by the coding sequence TTGGCACGATCGTGGCTAGCTCGACTGAACCCTTTCGCCTGGATCCAACGCTGGTTCACGACCGCCGTGATCTTGTGGCTGGCAGGGACGTCGATTCTGCTGGTATTGGCCCTGGCTCGCGAAGGAGCAAAGGTCACCCCGTTCGTGGCCATCTACCTGTTGCTGACAGTGGCCTGCAGCGTGGCTGCGTTCGTGCTGTATGGAATTGATAAGCGAAGGTCGATCAAAAACCTGCCGCGCGTTTCGGAAAACACTCTCCACCTGCTCAGCATTCTCGGTGGTTGGCCCGGCGCCCATCTGGCTCAACAAATATTCCGTCATAAGACGCTGAAAGTCAGTTTCCGCGTGATCTTCTGGCTGACCGTTCTCGTTCATCTCACCGTCATTGGCCTGGGAATCTGGGCCGGATGGCCCTTTACGGCGGTCCGCAATCTGATCGGGATCTGA
- a CDS encoding thioredoxin family protein, with the protein MDFTTKWNAGLSYDEFLKKYASPDQLRRWNATFQEIKLTPAQVSLLQGFQRDMCVAVVSGAWCGDCVQQCPIFEAFAQQTGRLKIRYFDRDDHSDLADELSICGGRRVPSVLFMSEDGAPCGRYGDRTLAKYRDAASSLTGAACPTGLVAVESNLQAAVIQEWLEQFERVQLMLRLSPRLRQKHGD; encoded by the coding sequence ATGGACTTCACAACAAAATGGAACGCGGGGCTGAGCTACGACGAGTTCCTGAAAAAATATGCCTCGCCGGACCAGCTACGGCGCTGGAATGCGACCTTTCAGGAGATCAAGCTGACGCCTGCGCAGGTGAGCCTGCTGCAAGGGTTCCAGCGGGACATGTGTGTCGCTGTCGTGTCAGGGGCCTGGTGTGGTGATTGCGTCCAGCAGTGCCCCATTTTCGAGGCCTTCGCTCAGCAGACAGGACGATTGAAGATTCGCTATTTCGATCGTGATGACCACAGCGATCTCGCCGACGAGCTGTCCATTTGTGGCGGTCGTCGGGTTCCTTCGGTCCTGTTCATGTCGGAAGATGGAGCACCGTGCGGTCGCTATGGCGATCGGACCCTGGCCAAGTACCGTGATGCCGCTTCATCCCTGACAGGCGCGGCGTGCCCAACCGGCCTGGTTGCTGTGGAATCGAATCTTCAGGCCGCCGTGATTCAGGAATGGCTCGAGCAATTTGAACGTGTGCAGTTGATGCTCCGACTTTCACCTCGGCTTCGTCAGAAACATGGTGATTGA
- a CDS encoding SDR family oxidoreductase produces the protein MKLLENQVAVITGANRGIGKAIASAFAAQGASVALCARNGDSLQQTATELQATGADVLARVCDVSQESQVEQLFAAVTERFGRVDILVNNAGAFDGGPLDELSLEAWNNVIDSCLTGTFLCSRAAFRLMKPRRSGRILNIGSISAQRPREGSCPYAAAKFGVWGLTQATALDGRPYGITCSCLHPGNVLVERRIESGLKSDDEPMMQPESIARAALAMVTLPADVNFLEAIVLPRDQAYLGRG, from the coding sequence ATGAAACTGCTGGAAAATCAGGTCGCGGTTATCACCGGGGCCAACCGGGGAATCGGAAAGGCGATTGCATCCGCCTTCGCGGCTCAGGGCGCATCCGTGGCACTGTGCGCCCGCAATGGTGATTCGCTGCAACAGACCGCCACCGAATTGCAGGCGACGGGAGCTGACGTACTCGCACGCGTCTGCGACGTCTCTCAGGAAAGTCAGGTCGAACAACTTTTCGCCGCCGTGACTGAGCGATTCGGGCGGGTCGATATCCTCGTCAATAACGCAGGGGCATTCGACGGCGGCCCGCTGGACGAGTTGTCGCTCGAAGCATGGAACAATGTCATCGATTCCTGCCTGACCGGAACATTTCTCTGCAGCCGGGCCGCGTTTCGCCTGATGAAGCCACGCCGGTCAGGACGGATCCTGAATATTGGTTCCATCAGCGCGCAGAGGCCCCGCGAGGGAAGTTGTCCCTATGCGGCAGCCAAGTTCGGCGTGTGGGGTTTAACACAGGCCACCGCACTGGACGGCCGCCCCTATGGCATCACCTGTTCGTGCCTGCACCCCGGAAACGTCCTGGTGGAACGCCGGATCGAGTCGGGATTGAAATCCGATGACGAACCGATGATGCAGCCCGAGTCCATCGCACGCGCAGCATTGGCGATGGTGACACTTCCCGCCGACGTCAATTTTCTGGAGGCAATCGTGCTGCCTCGTGATCAGGCCTATCTGGGACGGGGCTAA
- a CDS encoding serine/threonine-protein kinase has product MAEPEHDEVSHARDANENAPSSNSSSVLPRQLGEFKLLRKLGKGGMAEVYLAEQTSLRRQVAVKILLPEFVTDERYVQRFRHEAAAAGTLNHPNIVQVYMVGEDQGVNFIAQEYVQGRTLKDYINRKGAMETKVALHILRQVASALLVASENGIVHRDIKPENILLTSKLEAKVADFGLAQLTLQGERLSLTQPGMTLGTPLYMSPEQVNGQPLDSRSDIYSFGIMAWHMLVGKPPFRGETAISVAMKHLNDKAPSLSATRADLPFQLKELIEKLISKKKEDRPPSFRLVVNELKQIIRQLSGREEPTVALKSPSKPPLIFDRPIRKQLGWLTFLCLIAMAISSGVGWSMRTPDLLMVESAGDVRNQAMQTADAQLYWAMSNPHDERAWVTLKTFPGVSDEMIARANAALGLIYLKSNRMALAQTTFNDLASQSGYKANGLVGQALYAKLTGDTQLARTLVAQIDEDHPKLFPEMSGALNDLRKRLDAAK; this is encoded by the coding sequence ATGGCCGAACCTGAACATGATGAGGTTTCACACGCTCGTGACGCGAACGAGAATGCGCCATCATCGAATTCGTCGAGCGTTCTTCCCCGCCAACTGGGTGAATTCAAACTGCTCAGAAAGCTTGGCAAAGGGGGAATGGCAGAGGTCTATCTGGCAGAACAGACATCCCTTCGTCGGCAGGTGGCCGTCAAGATATTGCTCCCCGAGTTTGTCACGGACGAGCGATACGTTCAGCGATTTCGGCACGAAGCGGCGGCAGCAGGTACGCTCAACCACCCCAACATCGTCCAGGTTTACATGGTGGGCGAGGATCAAGGGGTCAACTTCATCGCGCAGGAGTACGTTCAGGGTCGCACACTGAAAGACTATATCAATCGCAAGGGGGCCATGGAGACGAAGGTCGCTCTGCACATTCTGCGACAAGTCGCATCCGCCCTGCTCGTGGCCAGCGAGAATGGAATCGTTCATCGCGACATCAAGCCGGAAAATATCCTGCTGACGAGCAAGCTTGAGGCAAAGGTCGCAGACTTCGGCCTGGCACAACTCACTCTGCAAGGCGAACGACTTTCGCTCACCCAACCGGGAATGACGCTGGGAACGCCGCTTTACATGAGTCCCGAACAGGTCAATGGCCAACCGTTGGATTCACGTAGCGACATCTATTCTTTTGGCATCATGGCCTGGCACATGCTGGTCGGAAAGCCCCCCTTCCGTGGCGAAACAGCGATCTCGGTGGCAATGAAGCACTTGAATGACAAGGCTCCTTCGCTTTCAGCCACCCGTGCAGACTTGCCTTTTCAACTGAAGGAACTGATCGAAAAGCTGATCAGCAAAAAGAAAGAAGACCGGCCCCCCTCGTTCCGGCTGGTGGTGAATGAGCTGAAACAAATCATCCGCCAGCTCTCGGGGCGAGAAGAACCGACCGTCGCCCTGAAATCCCCCTCCAAACCCCCGTTGATCTTTGACAGACCGATTCGAAAGCAGCTTGGCTGGCTGACATTCTTGTGCCTGATTGCCATGGCGATCTCCAGTGGCGTGGGATGGAGCATGCGCACCCCGGATCTCTTGATGGTCGAATCAGCAGGCGACGTCAGGAATCAGGCGATGCAGACTGCCGATGCGCAGCTCTACTGGGCCATGTCGAATCCACACGACGAGCGTGCCTGGGTGACACTGAAGACCTTTCCGGGTGTCTCCGACGAGATGATCGCCCGCGCGAACGCCGCACTGGGACTGATCTATCTCAAATCCAACCGCATGGCACTGGCTCAGACAACTTTTAATGACTTGGCGTCACAATCCGGCTATAAGGCGAATGGACTGGTGGGACAGGCGCTTTATGCCAAGTTAACGGGAGACACTCAGCTCGCCAGAACACTCGTCGCACAGATCGACGAGGATCACCCAAAACTGTTTCCCGAAATGAGCGGGGCATTGAACGACCTTCGTAAGCGACTCGACGCAGCGAAGTGA
- the sthA gene encoding Si-specific NAD(P)(+) transhydrogenase yields MTESIQEYDVVVIGTGPGGEGAAMQAIKNGRSVVVVEREISVGGNCTHQGTIPSKALRFAIFQMTEVNNNILFREHGVTANFMLPALRRRAKTVIEAQVKMRTAFYDRNDIPIVRGQARFLDPHTIEAVEEDGSRATVRGKYIVIATGARPYRPADVDFDHPRIFDSDTILKADLHFKSITIFGAGVIGCEYASMFRNLEIKVNLINNRDRLLDFLDEEIVDALSYHLRERGVIVRHREICDRVEACDDGVILHLKSGKQLKTDVLLWAAGRTGNSDHLGLEEVGIIPDQRGNIPVNGNLQTIVPHIYAVGDVIGPPALASAAYNQGRFAASHLLCESGSKESCGPAPSLDIPAGIYTSPEISAIGKTERELTEASVPYEVGHAHFKSIARAQITGQTTGMLKILFHRESLEVLGVHCFGANAAEIIHIGQAIMSQPKPNNSLMYFINTTFNYPTMAEAYRVAALNGYNRLF; encoded by the coding sequence ATGACCGAGTCGATTCAGGAATATGATGTCGTTGTGATCGGAACCGGGCCGGGCGGCGAAGGGGCTGCCATGCAAGCGATCAAGAATGGACGAAGCGTGGTCGTCGTCGAGCGAGAAATCTCGGTCGGCGGCAACTGTACTCATCAAGGCACCATCCCCAGCAAGGCCCTGCGATTCGCCATCTTTCAGATGACCGAAGTCAACAACAACATCCTGTTCCGTGAACATGGTGTCACCGCCAACTTCATGCTGCCCGCATTAAGGCGTCGTGCCAAGACCGTGATCGAAGCTCAGGTCAAGATGCGGACCGCATTCTATGACCGCAACGACATTCCCATCGTGCGCGGCCAGGCCCGGTTTCTCGACCCGCATACCATTGAAGCGGTGGAAGAGGATGGATCGCGGGCCACTGTTCGGGGCAAGTACATCGTCATTGCGACCGGTGCCCGTCCTTACCGACCTGCAGACGTCGACTTCGATCACCCTCGTATTTTTGACAGCGACACGATCCTGAAGGCCGATCTTCACTTCAAGTCGATCACCATTTTTGGAGCGGGTGTCATCGGGTGTGAATACGCTTCGATGTTTCGGAACCTTGAAATCAAAGTCAATCTGATCAACAACCGTGATCGACTGCTGGATTTCCTGGACGAAGAAATCGTCGATGCACTCAGTTATCACCTGCGAGAACGCGGGGTCATCGTCCGACACAGGGAAATTTGTGACCGGGTCGAGGCCTGCGACGATGGTGTGATCCTGCATTTGAAATCTGGAAAGCAGCTCAAGACAGACGTGCTGCTCTGGGCGGCGGGACGGACCGGCAATTCCGATCACCTTGGCCTCGAAGAAGTCGGCATAATCCCTGATCAGCGAGGGAACATCCCGGTCAACGGAAATCTGCAAACCATCGTCCCGCATATTTACGCAGTGGGTGATGTCATCGGCCCCCCGGCCCTCGCCAGTGCCGCCTACAATCAGGGACGCTTTGCCGCCAGCCACCTGCTTTGTGAGTCCGGCAGCAAAGAGTCTTGTGGCCCCGCTCCGTCACTGGACATCCCCGCCGGGATCTACACCAGCCCGGAAATCAGTGCCATAGGGAAGACGGAGCGAGAGCTAACGGAGGCGTCGGTCCCCTATGAAGTCGGGCATGCTCATTTCAAGAGTATCGCCCGTGCACAAATCACGGGGCAGACCACCGGGATGCTCAAGATCCTGTTCCACCGCGAATCGCTGGAAGTTCTGGGGGTCCATTGCTTCGGCGCGAACGCCGCGGAAATCATTCACATCGGCCAGGCGATCATGTCTCAGCCCAAGCCGAACAATAGCCTGATGTACTTCATCAACACTACGTTCAACTACCCCACCATGGCAGAAGCCTACCGGGTCGCAGCTCTGAACGGATACAACAGGTTGTTCTGA
- a CDS encoding DUF6384 family protein, whose product MSETPPARAQTESLSLAEMLRIMDVATEMRSRRETVEKEFAIDDTKRILREKLLQTTAITGERVTEAEVDAAIESYFRTLYTFQEPSSGLAVTLARFYVRRGHVMIVGLLAVVLLVTGWLAMRIASDRFSPAARLTRQVSRLNTSVSANLVRAQALAREPEVQEELKQWQQELAVARDQQDVQTLDTLGKKLSELISELNEAYEVRILADPKAKSGFDRFFEEADNRPTAYYVIVYAQNEQGQSIRRKIENAETRQTSVVERWAEQVPKDVYERLKEDKKADGVLSETLFSVKKRGYRKEEVQLRGAGGQPIERKAQITDW is encoded by the coding sequence ATGTCGGAAACGCCTCCTGCTCGCGCACAAACCGAATCGCTCAGCCTGGCGGAAATGCTGCGCATTATGGATGTCGCAACCGAAATGCGTTCGCGGCGTGAGACCGTCGAGAAAGAGTTCGCGATCGACGACACGAAACGAATCCTGCGCGAGAAACTGCTTCAGACGACGGCGATCACAGGTGAACGTGTGACCGAAGCCGAAGTTGATGCGGCAATCGAGTCCTACTTCCGCACGCTCTATACGTTCCAGGAACCGTCGAGTGGCCTCGCTGTGACGCTGGCCCGGTTCTACGTCCGCCGTGGACATGTGATGATCGTCGGGTTGCTGGCCGTCGTTCTACTCGTGACGGGGTGGTTGGCCATGCGGATCGCCTCCGATCGATTCTCGCCAGCAGCGCGACTGACGCGTCAGGTCAGTCGGCTCAATACCTCCGTCTCCGCGAACCTGGTTCGAGCCCAGGCATTGGCTCGTGAACCCGAGGTTCAGGAAGAGCTCAAACAATGGCAGCAGGAATTGGCTGTGGCGCGAGACCAGCAGGATGTGCAGACGCTCGACACCTTGGGCAAGAAGCTCTCGGAATTGATCAGCGAATTGAATGAAGCATACGAGGTGAGGATACTCGCGGATCCTAAGGCGAAGAGCGGATTTGACCGCTTCTTTGAAGAGGCTGACAATCGGCCAACCGCGTATTACGTGATCGTCTACGCACAAAATGAACAGGGGCAAAGCATCCGGCGGAAAATCGAGAACGCAGAAACCCGGCAAACTTCCGTCGTCGAGCGGTGGGCTGAACAGGTTCCCAAGGACGTCTATGAACGGCTTAAAGAGGACAAAAAAGCGGATGGCGTGCTCAGCGAAACCTTGTTCTCTGTAAAGAAACGAGGCTATCGCAAAGAAGAGGTGCAGCTACGGGGGGCCGGTGGTCAGCCGATCGAGCGGAAGGCCCAGATTACCGATTGGTGA
- a CDS encoding methyltransferase, translating to MNYETSSFRDRSARVFYSGDDVFRALTADAYKDWKLVSEVPFFQRRMQQGQIVPTREILPTEALSFSRPELAAAILQHQRVPFISYAYEWPFVMLQQAALLHLELMFEAVNSGLTLKDASPYNIQFHGSQAMLIDIGSFTRLHPGEPWLAYRQFCELMLFPLLLQSYRGVDFQPLLRSQLEGISAAQFLQWMRGWDLFRPGVFSHGWLHALLERNAQATSTSTVRDLQSSGFDSKLITKLLQKLQKLVSGLRWVPQRTQWTQYDSSLPHVADDLRSKSEFVHAICQQKQRTLVWDLGCNDGRYSKIAAEFASTVVAMDQDHACVENLFRSLDARQTTVLPLRVDLANPSPSQGWRGRERTRLEDRGRPDLLLCLGLIHHLVIAANVPLPDVVDWLASFQAELVLEFPSKQDAMVRALLRNKRDQYTDYSVECLEAELCRHFQLEQRVKLPSGERTLYHAIPLKGLDVSSG from the coding sequence GTGAATTACGAGACGAGTTCTTTCAGGGATCGTTCTGCACGCGTCTTCTATTCGGGTGATGATGTCTTTCGGGCACTGACAGCAGACGCATATAAAGACTGGAAACTTGTTTCGGAGGTTCCGTTCTTCCAGCGGCGGATGCAACAGGGACAGATTGTTCCCACCCGCGAAATTCTTCCGACAGAAGCGTTGTCGTTTTCTCGTCCGGAACTTGCCGCGGCAATACTCCAGCATCAGCGAGTCCCCTTTATCAGCTATGCTTATGAGTGGCCATTCGTGATGCTGCAACAGGCGGCATTGCTGCATCTGGAGCTGATGTTCGAGGCCGTAAATAGTGGACTGACTCTCAAGGATGCATCTCCGTATAACATTCAGTTCCACGGTTCACAGGCCATGTTGATTGACATCGGTTCATTCACAAGGCTGCATCCCGGTGAACCCTGGCTGGCCTATCGGCAATTCTGTGAATTGATGCTGTTTCCGCTGCTGCTGCAGTCTTATCGTGGCGTCGATTTTCAGCCGTTGTTGCGTTCTCAACTGGAAGGGATCTCTGCTGCCCAGTTTTTACAGTGGATGCGTGGTTGGGATCTGTTCCGACCGGGAGTTTTCTCGCACGGGTGGCTCCATGCCTTATTAGAAAGAAACGCGCAGGCGACCTCGACGAGCACGGTGCGTGATCTGCAGTCGAGCGGATTTGATTCGAAACTCATCACGAAGCTGCTGCAGAAGCTGCAGAAACTGGTGAGCGGTCTCCGCTGGGTGCCCCAGCGGACGCAGTGGACCCAATACGATTCTTCCTTGCCGCACGTAGCAGACGACTTGCGTTCAAAATCGGAGTTTGTCCACGCCATCTGTCAGCAGAAGCAGCGGACGCTGGTCTGGGACCTCGGCTGCAACGACGGGCGTTACTCAAAAATCGCCGCCGAGTTCGCTTCGACGGTCGTGGCCATGGACCAGGATCACGCCTGTGTTGAGAATCTTTTCAGGTCTCTCGATGCGCGCCAGACGACGGTCCTGCCACTGCGGGTCGATCTGGCGAATCCGTCACCTTCACAAGGCTGGCGGGGGCGTGAGAGAACACGCCTGGAAGATCGAGGCCGTCCGGATCTTTTGTTGTGCCTGGGACTCATCCATCATCTGGTGATTGCCGCCAATGTTCCGCTACCGGATGTGGTCGACTGGCTGGCCAGCTTCCAGGCCGAACTCGTACTGGAGTTTCCTTCCAAACAGGACGCCATGGTCCGTGCGCTCCTGCGTAACAAGCGAGATCAGTACACCGACTATTCTGTTGAGTGCCTGGAGGCTGAGCTCTGTCGACACTTCCAGTTAGAGCAGCGTGTAAAGCTGCCATCCGGTGAGAGGACGCTCTACCACGCCATTCCCTTGAAAGGCCTCGATGTTTCAAGTGGGTGA